A window from Candidatus Margulisiibacteriota bacterium encodes these proteins:
- a CDS encoding FAD-dependent thymidylate synthase — protein sequence MKVLLAGYNLDAEVISELTAGQNRQDVTPETLSAAYARISRDPRPIDELRKVARQEVEKARRSNASIIFKMGHHSVAEHAVFNFDLIGVSRLAMEELEKFRLCSYTEKSQRYQKLEGEYVVPDEIRDTQYATRFTELIERQNAAYAAMVKEGVEPEDARYVTSLATTGQVGMTLNARNLELLVRRFASHPLAEVNVLGQKMYELAARIAPSIVLFTAANDYDQKSYPALRAAVQGQWERKRKAAQPVVLVDHTDQADLKLLASLLHTSTGVSFQNCRRMAKQMKRPARLALIKKANQYLAFYDAVHREYEHVYLTYDLIMSSSCFAQLKRHRPATITAQPYDPALGVTLPPKLKGTKAEGRFREIMAETDRLFAEVGQNDPLAAQYLLTGAHRKRVLMTLNARELYHLARLREDVHAQWDIRDLSAKMSKLAGEVMPLTMLLNGGKDSYAGLYQQVYGKPPKVLPPQE from the coding sequence GTGAAAGTCTTACTCGCGGGCTATAATCTTGACGCGGAAGTTATCTCGGAATTAACGGCGGGCCAGAACCGCCAGGATGTCACGCCGGAAACGCTCTCCGCCGCTTACGCCCGCATCTCCCGCGACCCCCGGCCGATCGACGAACTAAGGAAAGTCGCCCGCCAGGAAGTGGAGAAAGCGCGCCGCTCCAACGCCAGCATCATCTTCAAGATGGGGCACCACTCGGTCGCGGAACACGCCGTTTTCAATTTTGACCTGATCGGCGTCTCCCGGTTGGCCATGGAGGAGCTGGAGAAGTTCCGGCTCTGCTCCTACACGGAAAAATCGCAGCGCTACCAGAAGCTGGAAGGGGAATACGTTGTCCCGGACGAGATACGCGATACGCAATACGCAACCCGCTTCACGGAGCTGATCGAACGGCAGAACGCCGCTTACGCGGCCATGGTCAAAGAGGGGGTCGAGCCGGAAGACGCCCGTTATGTGACCTCCCTGGCGACCACCGGCCAGGTCGGGATGACGCTCAACGCCCGCAACCTGGAACTGCTGGTCCGGCGTTTCGCCTCCCATCCGCTGGCCGAGGTCAACGTGCTCGGACAAAAGATGTACGAACTGGCCGCGCGGATCGCCCCGTCGATCGTCCTGTTCACGGCGGCCAACGATTACGACCAGAAGAGTTATCCGGCCTTGCGCGCGGCGGTCCAAGGCCAGTGGGAACGCAAAAGAAAAGCGGCGCAGCCGGTCGTGCTGGTCGACCATACCGACCAGGCCGATCTGAAACTGCTTGCCAGCCTGCTGCACACTTCGACCGGCGTTTCGTTCCAGAATTGCCGGCGGATGGCCAAACAAATGAAGCGGCCGGCCCGCCTGGCCCTGATCAAGAAAGCCAACCAGTATCTGGCGTTCTACGACGCGGTCCACCGCGAGTACGAACACGTTTATCTGACCTACGACCTGATCATGTCGAGCAGCTGCTTCGCGCAATTAAAAAGGCACCGGCCGGCGACGATCACCGCGCAGCCGTACGACCCGGCGCTCGGCGTGACGCTGCCGCCCAAGCTCAAAGGGACGAAAGCCGAGGGGCGATTCCGGGAGATCATGGCCGAGACCGATCGCCTGTTCGCCGAGGTCGGCCAAAACGATCCGCTGGCGGCGCAATATCTTTTGACCGGTGCCCACCGCAAAAGGGTCTTGATGACGCTCAACGCCCGCGAACTTTACCACCTGGCCAGGCTGCGCGAAGACGTCCACGCCCAGTGGGATATCCGCGATCTGTCGGCGAAAATGAGCAAGTTAGCCGGGGAAGTGATGCCGTTGACCATGCTGCTGAACGGCGGCAAAGACAGTTATGCCGGGCTTTACCAACAGGTTTACGGTAAGCCGCCCAAGGTCCTGCCGCCGCAAGAATAA
- the trxA gene encoding thioredoxin translates to MLKAISDAEFPAEVEQAKGVVFVDFWADWCGPCRMMAPVFEKMAQKYPQIKFCKVSTTENMAKAGEYGVSGIPCIIIFKDGKEVHRLVGFRPEPAFEAEVKKYAS, encoded by the coding sequence ATGTTAAAAGCGATCTCCGATGCCGAGTTCCCGGCCGAAGTTGAGCAGGCCAAAGGGGTGGTGTTCGTCGATTTTTGGGCGGATTGGTGCGGTCCGTGCCGGATGATGGCCCCGGTCTTCGAGAAAATGGCGCAAAAATACCCGCAGATCAAGTTTTGCAAGGTCAGCACGACCGAGAATATGGCCAAGGCGGGCGAGTACGGCGTTTCCGGTATCCCCTGCATCATCATTTTTAAGGACGGCAAAGAAGTGCACCGGCTGGTCGGTTTCCGGCCGGAGCCGGCGTTCGAGGCCGAAGTTAAAAAGTATGCGTCATAG
- a CDS encoding cytochrome c biogenesis protein CcdA, translating to MDFSNPLFAYLAVFLAGLVASASPCTLIIFPLIISYVGGYAAGDIRRSALYALLFSLGLAITFTILGALAALTGSLLGDVGGYWRYLLAAAAVLVGLNLLGLVQLNLPTTGVSRIKQKGLFGALFLGLLFGLASSPCATPVLALVLAYVAATRNLAYGVSLLFVYALAYMATIFAVGVSAGAAAALLGSARFQKISALLQKGAGFVFILAGIYFLFML from the coding sequence TTGGACTTTTCTAACCCTTTGTTCGCTTACCTGGCGGTCTTCCTGGCCGGACTGGTCGCTTCGGCCAGTCCCTGCACGCTGATCATCTTTCCCCTGATCATCAGTTACGTCGGCGGTTACGCCGCGGGCGATATCCGCCGGTCGGCGCTTTATGCGCTCCTCTTTTCGCTCGGCTTGGCGATCACTTTTACCATACTTGGCGCGCTCGCCGCGCTGACCGGCAGCTTGCTCGGCGACGTCGGCGGCTATTGGCGCTATCTGCTGGCCGCGGCCGCCGTCCTGGTCGGCCTGAACCTGCTGGGACTGGTCCAGCTCAATTTACCGACCACCGGGGTCAGCCGGATCAAGCAAAAGGGCTTATTCGGCGCGCTCTTTCTCGGGCTGCTTTTTGGGCTTGCTTCTTCCCCCTGCGCGACGCCGGTCCTGGCGCTGGTCCTGGCGTACGTCGCGGCGACCAGGAATTTGGCCTACGGCGTTTCCCTTTTATTCGTTTACGCGCTGGCGTACATGGCGACGATCTTCGCGGTCGGGGTCTCGGCCGGCGCGGCCGCGGCGCTGCTCGGTTCGGCCCGCTTCCAAAAGATTTCCGCGCTCCTGCAAAAAGGGGCGGGTTTCGTCTTTATCCTGGCAGGAATTTATTTTCTCTTCATGTTATAA
- a CDS encoding thioredoxin family protein translates to MRHSLIVGLIVLGLVGPALAMGEKAAAPRSAGQFALPQNGLPSIVKLGADWCAPCRAMKPELKELAGELKGKVNVLDVDIEEHRDLARRYKVRLIPTAIFFDRNGQAQATVTGFQDKGQLKAKLKELGLF, encoded by the coding sequence ATGCGTCATAGCCTGATCGTCGGCCTGATAGTGCTCGGCCTGGTCGGACCGGCGCTGGCCATGGGCGAGAAAGCCGCCGCCCCACGGTCTGCCGGGCAATTCGCCTTGCCGCAGAACGGTTTGCCATCGATCGTCAAGCTGGGAGCGGACTGGTGCGCGCCGTGCCGGGCGATGAAGCCGGAGCTGAAGGAGCTGGCGGGGGAACTAAAGGGAAAAGTTAACGTGCTGGATGTTGACATCGAAGAACACCGCGACCTGGCTCGCCGGTACAAAGTCAGATTGATCCCGACCGCGATCTTCTTTGACCGGAACGGGCAAGCGCAAGCGACGGTGACCGGGTTCCAAGACAAGGGACAGCTCAAGGCGAAGCTGAAAGAACTTGGACTTTTCTAA